The window caAGTTGATGTCAGCGCATTTCATACAACTTCTTTATGCTTCCTCATGTGTCTAAGCATATTGCTTTTGACGTTAAAGCGTTTCTGGCAATCTATGTGTTCGCATTTGTAGGGTTTGTCATTGTTGTGAACAACCATATGGGTTCTTAGGGCGCTAGgtcttttgaaatctttacCGCAGATCTCGCATATAGAGCCACTCTTTCTGTAGGAGCTGCATCTCTTAGGGCATTTATGGGTCTTTTGAGTCACATGAAGAAGTAgatgttgctgttgctggtTGTGATGATTTACATGTGCAACGGGGAAGCAGGGCATAGAATTACGCCGTGGAATTAGTTGAGGTTGGGATTCATTGTGGCTTGTGCCTGCAGGAGCAACGGAAGTTGAAACAGAGGCTGAAGACGAAGACAGCCCTAAGGTAGGCGTTACCGAAGGCGAAGGAGTGTTTACAACAACCAGTGGGGCTGCTTTTGGAGTGCTCAGAATGCTcgatgaagatattggtGCCTGGTGATGAGGCACGTGCTCGTAGTGTGTGAATGGCTGTTGTAATTGTTGATAATTAGGAACTTGAATTGGAGGAAGCCTGACCCTAGTCGGCCGTGGCGGAACCATAGATACATGATATTGAGCTGGTACTGGATTTATTGGCTCTGTAGCAGCAGTGCTCACAAGCTCCTTAAGCGAGGGCAATGAAGGCAGAGACCGGCTGGTCGAAGATGCTGGTGATACGTAAACTGACGAAAATGCTGGATCCGCGTTATAATAGTATTGATAGGGTGACATATGAATTGAAACCGGATGAGAAACCATAACATTGGATCTGGCATAATTTTGGTATTGAAAACTTGGTAACTCCATCGTATTGGGCCTTGCATGGCCAATGTTCTGGTAGTACGAGTTGATCGTAGACCGCGTGCTATAATGCTGGTTCATATTCTCCTACTTGTAAAATGTAGACCTTCAGAAGCTAGGAA is drawn from Eremothecium cymbalariae DBVPG#7215 chromosome 8, complete sequence and contains these coding sequences:
- a CDS encoding C2H2-type zinc finger protein (similar to Ashbya gossypii ADL042W), encoding MNQHYSTRSTINSYYQNIGHARPNTMELPSFQYQNYARSNVMVSHPVSIHMSPYQYYYNADPAFSSVYVSPASSTSRSLPSLPSLKELVSTAATEPINPVPAQYHVSMVPPRPTRVRLPPIQVPNYQQLQQPFTHYEHVPHHQAPISSSSILSTPKAAPLVVVNTPSPSVTPTLGLSSSSASVSTSVAPAGTSHNESQPQLIPRRNSMPCFPVAHVNHHNQQQQHLLLHVTQKTHKCPKRCSSYRKSGSICEICGKDFKRPSALRTHMVVHNNDKPYKCEHIDCQKRFNVKSNMLRHMRKHKEVV